Part of the Microcoleus sp. bin38.metabat.b11b12b14.051 genome is shown below.
AGATTTTTTTGATATGGGTATTTAGTTAACGATCGCGAGCTACAATCTAAAATCTGAAATCTAAAATCCAAAATCTAAATCATGGCTTTCCTTTCAGTTCGCGGTGTAGAACATTATTTCGAGTGGATAACAGCAGACAACAGCGCCCAACCCAGTGGCAAACCAGTTATGGTATTCCTTCACGGCTGGGCTGGCTCAGCCCGCTACTGGGAAAGCACAGCCCGCGCTATTGCTGATGATTTTGATTGTTTGCTGTACGATATGAGAGGTTTTGGTCGATCGCCCTTACCGCCATCACCACCAGAGTCTAGCTACGAACTCGAAACCTACGCCCGCGACTTAGCCGAATTATTAGAAGCTCTGAATTTAAGCCGCGTCTTTCTCAACGCTCACTCCACAGGAGCATCGGTTGCTACTTTATTTCTCAACCTTTACCCCGAAAAAGTAGAAAAAGCAATTCTCACTTGCAGCGGCATTTTTGAATACGATGAGAAAGCCTTCACAACTTTTCACAAATTCGGCGGCTATGTGGTCAAATTTCGCCCGTCTTGGCTGGCTGCGATTCCGTTTGCCGATCGCATCTTTATGGCCCGATTTTTACGCCGTTCCCTCCCCACAGCGGTTAGTTTGGCATTTCTCAAGGATTTCTTAATGGCAGACGAGGAAGCTGCGATCGGTACAATGGTAACAGCAGTTAGCAAAAGAGCAGCCGAGGAAATGCCCGCAGAATTCGCACGGTTGAGCGTCCCGACGCTGCTGGTAGCCGGAGAATTCGATCAAATTATCCCCGCCGCGATGGGAGAGCAAGCAGCTTCCCTGAGCAAAAAAGTAGAATTTGTTATAATTCCCAATACAGCTCACTTTCCAATGCTGGAGGATGCCGCAACATATTTGCAGTTAATCCGGGACTTTTTGCCAGCAGCAGCTTAGCTGAGTTATAGTGCATCAAATGTACGATCGGACAAACAAGCTTTTACAGCAGCTTTTGCTCCGATCTTAATTTTTAATTCCTAATTTCTTAAAGCGAAAGGTGGTAATATGAACGACCTCGACCAATACTATAAAGTGCTGGGACTGTTGCCGGGAGCTTCCCGAGAAGAAATTACTCAAGCCTACAAGGATTTAGCGTTCATTTGGCACCCCGATCGCATCCCTAAAGATAATCCTAGATTACTCCACAAAGCTGAAGAAAAGATTAAGGAAATTAATCAAGCTCGCGAACAATTGCGATCGATTCAGCCAAGAGGTCAAAATCAGAACACTCAGCAAAAACATACTCAGCAAAAACATACCCAGCAACCAAACACCCAGTACAGAAACACCCAGTACCAAAATAACCAGCAACAAAACACCCAGTACAGAAATACCCAGCAACAAAACACCCAGTACCAAAATACTCAGTACAGAAACACCCAGCAACAAAACACGCAGTACCAAAATACTCAGTATCAAAACACCCAGCCGCCACCGGCGACGCCAAAAGAACCCCGCTACTCTTCCGAACCCTATTCAGGAAAACCTCCTGGCAATTATGCGGGAAATTATGGTGGAAACTATGCTACAAATCCTGCTGGGCCCTATTCCGATGCTTCCCGCTACCCATCGTCACAGCAGCAGCCATCTCAGTCTTATCGCCAAGCTGCACCACAAGCTCCCGATTTGAGCGGTTCCAACTTCAAAGGAGCTTCCTTAAAAGAAAAAGATTTTTCTGGGAGAAACTTGAGCAATTCAAACCTGAGTGAAGCTGACTTAAGTGATACTTTTCTGCACAACATCAACCTCACAGGTGCGAATTTGCAAAAAGCTAACTTGTTTAGGGCTAACCTGTTAGGAGCTTGTTTGATTAATGCCAACTTGAGAGAAACCAATTTAATTGGAGCGGATTTGAGCGGTGCAGACTTGAGCGGTGCGGATTTAACCGGAGCTAAAATCGGTTATGGCGATCGCGTTATGGTAAAACTCACAGGAGCTCGATTAACAGGTACAATCTTGCCAGACGGTACGGTGCACAGTTAACAGTTAAAGGATTTCGTTTTTCCACCGCCATCCCATAGGTTCGCCCTCAGGGCTTTGGCTCTGTGAATTTGAAGATGGCTAAAGCCCTCACCATAAACTGATATCATGTCATCTCGATTACCATAACAATGACAGTTCGTAGTACGGACTCCCTTGGGCTCTGAGGCGGAGGACTTTCGTGGCGCATTACAAACCTTACTGATTGCGGTCGATCGACCGGACATAATATGATAGCCTTGGCGCTACCGCACAAAGCGAGTTTTTGACTCGGTTGAACGACTGCAACTTGTGTATTTTCGTTCGTCGGGCCCGGTTAATCGAGCTTCTGATTGCAGCAACCGCCAAAATTATTGTTTTTTGCTTATTGTTTTTGGCTGCAACATCCGTATTAATTATATAACAGTTCTAAAAAAAATGACGTATTGATCGATCTCTCAATCCCTCAATCATTACCCTCGCCCAAGCAAGCCAATCAAAAATCAAAGCCTGTACCTCACGTTTGTGAGACTCCGCTAGATTGTGTGCGATCAATTACCATAACAAAAATCGTTTGTAATGCGGACTTTCGGGCGCACTACGAACTAATCTTACTGAGGTTAATTGAGCCTACACGATATTACTTCCGGCGGCGCAACTTTCGCCCCGCAGCCAGCATAGCGCCTCCCGCCATCAAACCCCCCACAGTCATCGGTTCGGGAACCGCCTCAGCTTTAACAGTCCCCAAAGAACCGCCTTTAATAAACACAGCAGAATCTAAATTACCGTCACCCACATCTCTAATGCGGATGCTGAGAACATTCGTTTGATTTTGCTTGAGCAACCCCTCAAAACCTAAAACCTTAGTAAAGCCGTCGAACTTAATGATTTTAGCCGCCACACCTGTCATACGTGGGTTGTCAATATAGTCCGAGTGATCTTGAGAGCGATTATCTGCTACCGGAACCAGATGACTAATGGTAACTGTTTTACCGTCGCTCAATTTTGCCAAATTAGTACCGTTGAGCAGCAGTTCAAATTGATCGTTATATTCTGAACCGCCAAACTCAGGAAACTCCTCAGAAGCAAATACATATTGAAACAACAACTTTTCTACCGTGCAATTAGCAAAAAAACTCAGGTTGAGCTGAGTCAAATCTCCTTCTTCACCCTTAGGCCCAAAGTCTGTGTTTAAATCGCTGCCGTTGGTCATGACGTTATCTTTTTGATTTTTTCCTGGTATGTTAACTACTTTACCCGTGCTGAGAACCACACCAGATTTTAAACCGAAGGGGTCATTAGTGAAAGTACCAAAAGCAGCTTCATTCCCCGTAATTGAAACAGAAAAATTGCTCAATCCCGCTGTATTAGTTCCCAATAAATTATTTTTTAAAGTCTCAATGTTATGAGTTGCTCCTACCGAAAATGCCATGACAGGGGCTGCCAAGAAGCTCATCACACCTGTTAAAGCACCTGTTAAGCCAGCTATTTCGTGAGTTTTCATCATAAATTTTTACTTAAAAAGATACGTTCACTTAATCATTAAATTTATTATCACATTATATAAATATCAATGTCTAGTGCCTTTACCATCAATTCACATATAGGTATATTCACGGTTTATCTGGTTGATTTGGTTAGGTATTTCTTGGCAGTTAGTGAGGCAATTCACCTCAGCCCAAAAATACGGGTACCAAAAAACGCACAGATTAATCATCTGATGAGTTGCAGAATGGATACCACTGAAACCCGGTTTTTGTAGGGTTGGCATCGAACGCCATCAGATTTTAGTCAAAACCAGATTTTTACCCTGGTCGATCGACCATTGAGATCGAGGCGGGGCGAATTTACTCAAGTGCTGGTAAGGCAGTGAAAATAATCGCGCATATGCCCCGAAAAAAATTGCGATTCTTGCAAAACTATACCTAATGACAGATGACTAAAACCCCCTTACTTCTCCTTCGCCGCGCGGATCGGCAGCGCCTTCCAACCAACCGTCATCAGTCAGGACGATCGCATTGGCATTTCCCCAGCCGGATCGTTCGGTAATTTGGTGTCCCCGCCTGCGTAATTCGGCAAGCGTTGCAGGCTCAAAACCTCCGCGTTCCACCATCAGGCGATCGGGCTGCCACTGATGGTGCACGCGAGGTGCGGATACAGCCTCACGCACCTTCATGTCGTAAACCAAGACATTCAGTGCAATCTGCAACACCGTGGTAATAATCGTGCTACCTCCCGGAGCCCCCGCAGCAAGGCGAAATTTGCCATTTTCTGTGACAATCACCGGCGTCATGCTGGATAAAGGAGTTTTCCCCGGGGCGATCGCATTTGCCTCACCGCCCACCAAACCAAACAAATTTGGAGATCCAGGCGCCGCGGCAAAATCGTCCATCTCGTTATTGAGCAAAATTCCCGTACCCGCCGCCACCGCCCCAGCCCCAAAACCGCCGTTTACCGTAAACGTCAAACTCACAATATTACGATCGGAGTCAACTACCGTCAGGTGCGTAGTTTCTGGCGACTCCCACGCTATTCGGCTCAAAGTTTCAGCATCAACTGCTTTCACCTCGCCCGAGGGTCTGGCTTTTGACATCTGGATTTGCGATCGGCGCAATTTGCCATAATTCCCGCTAGTCAAAGCTTTGACAGGTACCCTCACAAAATCCGGGTCGCCCAAAAACTCGGCCCTGTCAGCGTAAGCAATCCTCATCGATTCCGCCAGCAAATGCAGTGTATCTGGACTTTGCCTCCCCAACCTCTTGAGATCGGTATCGCCGAGAATATTCAGGATTTGCAACAAATGAACGCCACCAGAAGAAGGAGGCGACATCGCGCAAATTTCGTAAGTGCGAAACTTGCCACAAACTGGATTGCGCCAAAT
Proteins encoded:
- a CDS encoding pentapeptide repeat-containing protein, with product MNDLDQYYKVLGLLPGASREEITQAYKDLAFIWHPDRIPKDNPRLLHKAEEKIKEINQAREQLRSIQPRGQNQNTQQKHTQQKHTQQPNTQYRNTQYQNNQQQNTQYRNTQQQNTQYQNTQYRNTQQQNTQYQNTQYQNTQPPPATPKEPRYSSEPYSGKPPGNYAGNYGGNYATNPAGPYSDASRYPSSQQQPSQSYRQAAPQAPDLSGSNFKGASLKEKDFSGRNLSNSNLSEADLSDTFLHNINLTGANLQKANLFRANLLGACLINANLRETNLIGADLSGADLSGADLTGAKIGYGDRVMVKLTGARLTGTILPDGTVHS
- a CDS encoding alpha/beta hydrolase; amino-acid sequence: MAFLSVRGVEHYFEWITADNSAQPSGKPVMVFLHGWAGSARYWESTARAIADDFDCLLYDMRGFGRSPLPPSPPESSYELETYARDLAELLEALNLSRVFLNAHSTGASVATLFLNLYPEKVEKAILTCSGIFEYDEKAFTTFHKFGGYVVKFRPSWLAAIPFADRIFMARFLRRSLPTAVSLAFLKDFLMADEEAAIGTMVTAVSKRAAEEMPAEFARLSVPTLLVAGEFDQIIPAAMGEQAASLSKKVEFVIIPNTAHFPMLEDAATYLQLIRDFLPAAA
- the ggt gene encoding gamma-glutamyltransferase; this encodes MLLKLYSKPRIYTYLITTVVLFGCQQQLQPNLQHPQQRSKQGMAVSAHPLASAAGLNVLQQGGNAVDAAAAVALAISVVEPFSAGIGGGGFLLLRRAQTGTVQALDFRERAPKRAARDMYLDKQGKVRPRASLDGHLAAGIPGTVAGLYAAQREYGKLPWAAVVAPAIDLAENGFPVSSRFTEAVARRANAINKNRAAREVFTRGGVLYKPGEKLVQRDLARTLRQIAKNPQSFYRGDIARAIASDMAKNGGIMTLEDLKNYTPIWRNPVCGKFRTYEICAMSPPSSGGVHLLQILNILGDTDLKRLGRQSPDTLHLLAESMRIAYADRAEFLGDPDFVRVPVKALTSGNYGKLRRSQIQMSKARPSGEVKAVDAETLSRIAWESPETTHLTVVDSDRNIVSLTFTVNGGFGAGAVAAGTGILLNNEMDDFAAAPGSPNLFGLVGGEANAIAPGKTPLSSMTPVIVTENGKFRLAAGAPGGSTIITTVLQIALNVLVYDMKVREAVSAPRVHHQWQPDRLMVERGGFEPATLAELRRRGHQITERSGWGNANAIVLTDDGWLEGAADPRGEGEVRGF
- a CDS encoding choice-of-anchor L domain-containing protein, translated to MMKTHEIAGLTGALTGVMSFLAAPVMAFSVGATHNIETLKNNLLGTNTAGLSNFSVSITGNEAAFGTFTNDPFGLKSGVVLSTGKVVNIPGKNQKDNVMTNGSDLNTDFGPKGEEGDLTQLNLSFFANCTVEKLLFQYVFASEEFPEFGGSEYNDQFELLLNGTNLAKLSDGKTVTISHLVPVADNRSQDHSDYIDNPRMTGVAAKIIKFDGFTKVLGFEGLLKQNQTNVLSIRIRDVGDGNLDSAVFIKGGSLGTVKAEAVPEPMTVGGLMAGGAMLAAGRKLRRRK